Proteins from a genomic interval of Cucumis melo cultivar AY chromosome 7, USDA_Cmelo_AY_1.0, whole genome shotgun sequence:
- the LOC103487564 gene encoding probable calcium-binding protein CML29 — MPKSILQYTHIPTLIQTMAQAGSLLVDTEALSHIFNLIEAFRAFDADNDGLISSAEVGGIVGSLGYNLSEEDVKMMMEEGDADKDGLLSMGEFLEMNAKNMEVGELGSYLKIALEALKADGDDLVSGEELYDVFVNLGLDVSLEDSMAIVASLDGDGDGAMFLHDFKLIVNSLH; from the coding sequence ATGCCTAAGTCTATCTTGCAGTACACTCATATCCCAACACTCATACAAACCATGGCTCAAGCCGGATCTCTCTTGGTCGACACCGAGGCTCTCAGCCACATCTTCAACCTAATAGAAGCGTTTAGGGCATTCGATGCGGACAACGACGGGTTGATCTCGTCAGCTGAGGTTGGGGGGATCGTGGGCTCGCTCGGGTACAACCTGAGTGAGGAAGACGTGAAGATGATGATGGAGGAAGGTGACGCCGACAAAGATGGGTTGCTAAGCATGGGGGAGTTCTTAGAGATGAATGCAAAGAATATGGAAGTTGGGGAGCTGGGGAGCTATTTGAAGATAGCTCTAGAGGCTCTAAAGGCAGATGGGGATGATCTTGTGAGTGGGGAAGAGCTTTATGATGTGTTTGTGAATTTAGGGTTGGATGTTTCACTTGAGGATTCCATGGCTATTGTGGCTTCTTTGGATGGGGATGGAGATGGAGCTATGTTTCTTCATGATTTTAAACTTATTGTTAATTCCCTTCACTAA